The Alnus glutinosa chromosome 8, dhAlnGlut1.1, whole genome shotgun sequence DNA segment GCCAAAATTTGCCATGGCGAATGAGATGTGTTGGATGTACCTAGAAGTGACGTGTGACGGTACGTGCTAGTGCAGACATTTATGGTAAGGAACTTAATTTCCTCACTTCAACAAATTGATAACCTTTGTGCTTGTTTCTAGAATTAATTTGccaaaaagtgaaaattttgatttagaGTACCCCAAGTTGTAACAATTCAGAAATGATCTCAACCTTATCAAATAATTCAGATTACCAAAGTTACCAACTTTAAAGCCCAACACCACATATATCAATTCCAAAATCAAAGAAGCATAATacaaatcaacccaaaaaattTGGTAACAAAGTGGAAATCTTTTAAATAACTCTTCAAAAGCAAAACCACTTTGAAAGTCAACCAACCCCAAAGGCATCAAACTGTAAAAGACTTGTGTTACAAATTCTTAttacttacaaaacctttgaaCTCTAAAGACCCAATTTGTAACCACGACAAACAACATGTTTACTTCTCACTGTAGTGGCTCCACAACTCTAGCAAATAGGAATCACTTTAATGAACAAACCTCGTCCGCTACAACCCCTCTGGTGGCTAAAGGTTTTTTTATGGTTTGATTGATGAAAATCAATGAGaagaaataaattgtttaagGTTCAAAGCCATTTAGGAACTTCTCCAAGAACAGTGTAAAACAACCTTGAGCTCCTTTGAAAGTCGTAGCTTATGAGGCTTTTATAGATGGGGAGAAATACTATATTTTTAGGTTAAGTGAGCTAAGGTTTAAAATAACTTGTTACGATCTAGTTTGAATGATAATTAAGTTTCGTTGAATGAGATCTAGGGTTTCACAATTTACTCGTGCAGCCATCAAACAAGCTTCAAACATCACTTTGATTGAAGCATGTTGTGGCTCTCTCACTCGAACACCTTTCAAACAACTTGCAAATGGAGCATTTTGGAATTCCTTCTAATCCTATATTTGATCGTGGCTATGATCGAGTCATTTTGGAACACCATGTGCATTCTCCTTCTAATAGGAATGGTTTCATTTGACAAGATCTTCAACTTCTCAATTTTAGCTCCAAAAGTACACTGACCCAACCCTAGACCTAAAAGTTACACACAAATATGTTTTGGCACAACACTAAAAGCCTAACAGAAAGGCTAGCTATAGTTGTGTGCGACAGAAAGTGGGCAGCACATGAGGCACGTAGAATGTAGAGAAGAATCTTCTAAGGGCACTTGTAGAATTCGAATAGCCTCACTCGGCTGGCATAGTActgttgattaaaaaaaaaaaaaagacctataAGCACCTTattttttaggaagaaaaaaaaaggtgcagCGGCGGTTTTCAAACACCAAAGGGAAGGCTACAAAAAAGTaattctaataccatgttaaatatataaataaaataaaataattgtaaggaATGAAAGTAAAGACAatcataattatttgaaatGGTTTGACCTCAAATAATTACATGCCATTACTcactaggggtgtacatgcaGGTGGATATAAACCGACCACATTCGTTATCTAGACATACGAATGTGGATGCAGTTAGCAAAAACAAATATCCGCATTTGCGGATGCAGATATCAGTTTTAGGGTATCCGCATACGGTTAAATAATCGCATCCGCATaacctttatatttttatatatattatatctagtAAATTCATCAAAACGGCGTCGATTTGGATTTGGcataggttatgtttacattgattTACTTGGTTGTTTTGCTTTCTTGTAACTTaggaaaaaatgcaaaagtaaTATGAAATCAATacattttcaaaagattaaggcttaaaaaaaattaaaacaagcccaaaacactaaaaaccggcctaaattatttttaaggatTAAATACgttattggtacctgagttttaagcttttttaaatttagtacctgagttttcatttatttcataGGTGGTACTTAAGTTAGGGTAAAAACCCGTTTGATACTTCTGTTATATTTTTCGTCTAAATATTAACAATCTGCCACATGTCAATAGCTGAGGTTGACAcctggcactatataaaaaaaattaaaaaattaaaaatatttaaaaattaattaaaaataataaaatttcaagccaccccctttcttttcttttttttttcaattttttttaaaattattattttattatttttaattaatttttaaagatttttaatttttaattctttttatatagtgccacgtgtcaaccttagcgattgacacgtggcaggccgttaatatttggacagAAAATATAATAGAAGTACCAAACgagtttttacccctaacttTGGTActacctatgaaacaaatgaaaactcaagtactaaatttaGCAAAGCCTAAAACTCAGGTTCCAATatggtatttaaccctatttttaaaatcgtttcAAATAGGTTCTAATAAAGACTAAAAAAGgcccaaaatactaaaataggcTTATTACATAATATGCTGAtaacggataataaccgcacggacgcaattaataaaaacttgatgtgaatataaatatctaaaagtgaCATTTACATTTTGCAGATGCAGCTGCGGATATTACAAATAACCATATCCACATCTGCACCTCTATTAATAGCCACTAAGGGCAAAACCCTTgtgctctttcttttttgcctcACATTGGAATTTAGATGATACGTGGGTATTTTATACTGaggaaatcatatatatattcttatatgTTTGTGTGCATGTTTGTTGTCTTTCCAAAGTGGAAAATAAAGCAATATTTGTCTTCATTGACATAAAAAATACTGCCCTAAGGCAAATAAACAAGTAACACTTCAACTAATTAAAGTCCAATCAAATTAACTGTTTGATTGAATAGATCGATTGGTTTAATCTATACTTAACCAAAACGataaagaaacaagagaaaaggAAGTTTCATgctctccttttcttttagaACTTGATCAGTAagctataatatatattaattcctcCTAGTCCCCCAAcacacacttatatatatatatatatatatatatatatgacaaataCTTGTACTTGAATTATATATGGTGGTCCAAGAAAACCAATAGGCCGGCTTTCATGACAGAGTCAAAGCTTCAGTTGAAAGTTGAGTGAAATGAGGACTTTGAAGAGCCTCTTGAAGCAGCTCGTGATCATCATCCGGCCATGAATCACGATACGTCTCTAAGTTGGCCTCAGCATTTACTAAAGCTGAGATACACAGCTGTTTCTTCCATTCTTCCAAGTGTGGGAATCCAACATGATCTCCGTATCTATCACAATACTGCAAGAAAAAGCAAATATGTATGGATTTAATTatagcttaattaattagagtGCAAGCTATGTTTTGGTGGGCATTCAATTAAACAACGTATTTAAACTTACTATTTGCTTTTGATAGAGCCATACTGGGATGAcataacaataattttttttattttcttttttgttaatgCTGATCTAAAGGCTGATTTTCATTGTCACATCATTaagttgtatgacagtcgtataacgGTTTACTGAATAACATTTTTCTGACGAAGATTTTTTTACCTCAAATTCGGCGATATCATGTGTATTTTGCTTTGGAATGCCAGCAACATCCCGAGAGAGGTAAAACTCCTTAATGGACTGCATCATGTCATCCCATGATGGCAATGCTCTTTTGCCGGAGAGCAGCTGAGCTATCCATTTTGCTTGTGACTCAAAGAAAGGGAACCCTATAATCTGCATATATTACATGGTCAAAATAATGGCTTTAATTTCTAGAAAATTGAaagttattaattattataaaagataaataaaaattatgattatTTTGTTGGAATAGGAAGGAAGGAGATAAATTTTTTAGATCTTTTACCTTTTTGGGAATACCTACAAAAGAGAGGGAGGGAGCAAGAGAAGGAGGGAATGTGTGCTCATACAAAGGACCCACTCTTTCATCATCCACACCAACTTTCCCTTTGGTGTCAAGAAATGGGAACTTATATGAATACCTACACATAGCCGATTCTCAactattatatattataacctatatatatatatatatatatatatatatatatatatatatatatatatatatatatatatatatatatatatatatatatatatatatgtttatatgtatgtatgcgtgtgtgtgaagctaatatctatatatatggaCCACCGAGCATATATAAATACAGGCCTAACTTGGTAAAATctctgtagttttttttaataataataaaaagttattaatgtgaaataaagtataaagaagttttggatttttttttttttatttttattttttgggtaaaCTCTCTGAAGTTTTGCCTGATGTTATTTAAGGAGGGTGTCTTACCCTGTGCAGAATAAGATAGAATCAGCAATGACCCAAGACCCGTCAACGAATAGAACCCGTCCATCTTCATGAAGAGATTTTATCTGCATCAAGTATTATATCAAAGACGATTTAGACGTGTTTGAAagataagatatatatatatatatatatatatatatatatatatatatatatatataatattagtaaAAACTTGGGATACCTGAGGACGAAGATGCAAGTTCTCATGTTTTGAGATGACTTTTGATAGACCTTCTGTAATGTTAAGAGATTTGGAGCTGAGGTGGACTTCCTTTGCCACTTCCACAAGCTCCATTGATATATCTTGTCCGCTGAACGAATTTCCGATCACCACCACAACCTGTAGAACAATGGCAGAGACCAAAGATATGAAAAATCTCTCTTAATTAAGCATATATggttctatatataattatatatgattaAACCTCATCGCGAAATGGCTGTGGATCTCTGTAGATGTGACTATGCATTTGCTTCCTTTTCCACGCATCCATTCCTAAAACAATGATGAAAgcacacaaaacaaaacaaaacaaagcaaaacgAAGCTTTGTAAGTCTCTAGACATGACATGTGCGTGCGAAGCAAATTCATGAATAGCTagatttctctttctcttttcatgGGGAGTAGCTCCAGATCTGCTACCTTTTTGATTCATTGGAATGTGTGCGCGCAAAATGTGCTTTGTgtaacagagagaaagagatcaaTTAATCACGCACCTTTAATGGAAGGCAACTTAGGCTGAGAGTAATGGCCAGTGGCGACAACCACTGCATCAAACACCTCTTGCGCCACATTCTCAGCCTCCTTTTCTCTACTCCTAACAACCCATTTCAAATCATTACCAATGGCGCCAGAATCCACCATCCCCACATACTCCACCCTAGTGTTGAACCTTATCATCTCCCTCAACCCAAACCACTCACAAAAGTCTTTTAGATACAGAAAAAGTTCCCTGTGGCCAGGGAACCTTCTCATATCCCTGTCTTTCTTGACCAGAAATGGAAAATCCGTGAACCCCATGATCTCCCTTGGAGATATCAGCCTCAAAGATGCATAAATGCTGCTGTGGACCTTTCCAAAAGTCTCCCTTCCTAGAGGATCCTCACCCTCCACAAATGGGTCGTACAGCCATTGCCCTCCAACATCATGGTTTTGTTCCAAAACCACCACACTGTGGCCTTCTTTTCTCAACTCCCTCGCCGCCACAAGCCCCGACGGCCCGGAGCCGATCACAcacacatgttttgattgattcCTTGCGGAAACCATGGCTGTGGGATTGTGCAGCTAATAAGCTACGGAGAGGATTGAAGCCGTATGTTGTCGGTGTG contains these protein-coding regions:
- the LOC133875798 gene encoding flavin-containing monooxygenase FMO GS-OX-like 9, which codes for MVSARNQSKHVCVIGSGPSGLVAARELRKEGHSVVVLEQNHDVGGQWLYDPFVEGEDPLGRETFGKVHSSIYASLRLISPREIMGFTDFPFLVKKDRDMRRFPGHRELFLYLKDFCEWFGLREMIRFNTRVEYVGMVDSGAIGNDLKWVVRSREKEAENVAQEVFDAVVVATGHYSQPKLPSIKGMDAWKRKQMHSHIYRDPQPFRDEVVVVIGNSFSGQDISMELVEVAKEVHLSSKSLNITEGLSKVISKHENLHLRPQIKSLHEDGRVLFVDGSWVIADSILFCTGYSYKFPFLDTKGKVGVDDERVGPLYEHTFPPSLAPSLSFVGIPKKIIGFPFFESQAKWIAQLLSGKRALPSWDDMMQSIKEFYLSRDVAGIPKQNTHDIAEFEYCDRYGDHVGFPHLEEWKKQLCISALVNAEANLETYRDSWPDDDHELLQEALQSPHFTQLSTEALTLS